In Elaeis guineensis isolate ETL-2024a chromosome 1, EG11, whole genome shotgun sequence, a genomic segment contains:
- the LOC105032852 gene encoding uncharacterized protein isoform X6, translating into MHSGMYLPVEFISIVDIKDSPARNSLSFVSCACNGSVRSCCAWILGSITCGEQHHLVSSKFADEIKHELKHTGVGIISMANAGPNMNGSQFFITLAPHRSLDDGVSCLLRYISTDGPSPGKNSLWNPCIMIHLNLWWRQREVGEEKGGQWWAARDGGSRGSGVHWLEGGVRIGVESQGGAARRRRRRDGRTPWLASPD; encoded by the exons ATGCACTCAGGCATGTATTTGCCGGTAGAATTTATATCCATTGTGGATATAAAGGATTCCCCAGCACGGAATAGCCTGTCTTTTGTCTCATGTGCTTGCAATG GAAGCGTGCGAAGCTGCTGCGCTTGGATTTTGGGTTCAATCACTTGTGGAGAACAACATCATTTAGTGAG CTCAAAGTTTGCGGACGAAATAAAACACGAGTTGAAGCATACAGGGGTAGGTATCATATCAATGGCAAATGCTGGTCCTAACATGAATGGAAGCCAATTCTTTATCACTCTAGCACCACATCGGTCATTGGATG atgGAGTATCGTGCCTCCTCCGGTACATAAGCACCGACGGTCCATCTCCGGGCAAAAATAG CCTGTGGAATCCTTGCATAATGATCCATCTAAACTTATGGTGGCGGCAGCGAGAGGTGGGGGAGGAGAAAGGAGGGCAGTGGTGGGCGGCTAGGGACGGCGGATCTCGAGGTTCCGGAGTGCATTGGCTGGAAGGAGGGGTTAGGATTGGGGTTGAAAGCCAAGGCGGGGCCGCGAGGCGCCGGAGGAGAAGGGATGGGAGGACGCCATGGTTGGCATCACCCGACTAG
- the LOC105032852 gene encoding uncharacterized protein isoform X3, with protein sequence MKRKKSEKEKKNQINLCGKGLTFILSVFLLFSLIFLFSPGSSSVFSGLRSLNRVGLWEVWSGHIAKFRGFCIVVTYKSLKFSTSPRLWGCDVSTSAAKALLELRRTFEKLICHNSTDALRHVFASRIVDIKDSPARNSLSFVSCACNGVVLMDESLQLLPVVKTLDLRRNRFAKVDNLRKRAKLLHFDFLGSITCGEHHHLVRTLCLSLPLIV encoded by the exons atgaaaagaaaaaaaagcgaaaaggagaagaaaaatcagatcaatctatgtggaaaaggtcttacctttatTCTTtctgtctttcttttattttcattgatttttctgtTTTCCCCTGGCTCTTCCTCTGTTTTTTCTGGTCTTaggagtctcaatcgggtgggacTGTGGGAGGTTTGGAGCGGCCATATAGCGAAATTTAGAGGGTTTTGTATTGTAGTTACGTATAAGAGTTTAAAATTTTCCACGTCTCCACGTCTGTGGGGGTGTGACGTCTCCACGTCTGCGGCGAAGGCTCTGCTGGAGCTTCGGCGCACGTTCGAGAAGCTCATATGCCATAATTCCACC GATGCACTCAGGCATGTATTTGCCAGTAGAATTGTGGATATAAAGGATTCCCCAGCACGGAATAGCCTGTCTTTTGTCTCATGTGCTTGCAATGGTGTGGTTCTTATGGACGAGTCCTTGCAATTACTTCCTGTTGTTAAAACTCTGGACCTGAGGCGGAACCGGTTTGCAAAAGTGGATAATCTTAGGAAGCGTGCGAAGCTGCTGCACTTTGATTTTTTGGGTTCAATCACTTGCGGAGAACATCATCATTTAGTGAG
- the LOC105032852 gene encoding uncharacterized protein isoform X4 produces the protein MKRKKSEKEKKNQINLCGKGLTFILSVFLLFSLIFLFSPGSSSVFSGLRSLNRVGLWEVWSGHIAKFRGFCIVVTYKSLKFSTSPRLWGCDVSTSAAKALLELRRTFEKLICHNSTDALRHVFASRIVDIKDSPARNSLSFVSCACNGVVLMDESLQLLPVVKTLDLRRNRFAKVDNLRKRAKLLHFDFLGSITCGEHHHLVRFDFLREQA, from the exons atgaaaagaaaaaaaagcgaaaaggagaagaaaaatcagatcaatctatgtggaaaaggtcttacctttatTCTTtctgtctttcttttattttcattgatttttctgtTTTCCCCTGGCTCTTCCTCTGTTTTTTCTGGTCTTaggagtctcaatcgggtgggacTGTGGGAGGTTTGGAGCGGCCATATAGCGAAATTTAGAGGGTTTTGTATTGTAGTTACGTATAAGAGTTTAAAATTTTCCACGTCTCCACGTCTGTGGGGGTGTGACGTCTCCACGTCTGCGGCGAAGGCTCTGCTGGAGCTTCGGCGCACGTTCGAGAAGCTCATATGCCATAATTCCACC GATGCACTCAGGCATGTATTTGCCAGTAGAATTGTGGATATAAAGGATTCCCCAGCACGGAATAGCCTGTCTTTTGTCTCATGTGCTTGCAATGGTGTGGTTCTTATGGACGAGTCCTTGCAATTACTTCCTGTTGTTAAAACTCTGGACCTGAGGCGGAACCGGTTTGCAAAAGTGGATAATCTTAGGAAGCGTGCGAAGCTGCTGCACTTTGATTTTTTGGGTTCAATCACTTGCGGAGAACATCATCATTTAGTGAG